The Actinomycetota bacterium DNA segment TGGCGGGCGTCGCGGCGGGTCACAGGTCGCGGCGGGCAGCCACGGCGACCAGCTCGGCGCGGCCGTCGAGGCCGACCTTGGCGTAGACGTGGGAGAGGTGCTTCTTGACGGTGTGGATGCTGACGAACACGCGTTCGCCGATCTCGGCGTTGGTGTGCCCCTCCGCGACGAGCCGCACGATCTCACGCTCCGTGGGGGTCAGCGCCGCCCAGCCGACCTGCGGACGTGCGCGCTCACCCCTCCCGCGGCGCGCGTAGGCGACCGCCTCATCCAGGGACAGCTGTGTCCCCTCGGCCCAGTACGCCTCGGCGTCGTCCGGGTCGAGCTGCGCCCGGGCGGCAGCGGTGTGCCGCTCAGCCCGCTCGGCTTGCACCGGGAGCCGGACGATGCCGGTGTCGTCGTGGAACCGCTCGGCGGCGGCGAGCAGCCGCAGCGCCTGGTCGGGTTGGTCGCGTGCTACGCACAGGACGGCGACGGCCTCCAACGCCTCGACCGCACCAAGCCGGTCCCCGGCGTCGGCCAGCACCTCGAGACCCTCGTGGGCCAGCTCCCACGCGTCCTCGGGGTCGCCGTCGAGACCGGCGAGCCCGACCAGCGCCCGCCCGAGTGTGAACGGGTAGCGCGGGTCGACCGACAGCTGCCGGCACTTTTCGAGGTGCTCCCTGGCGTCATCGGGTCGCGGCTCGGCCAGGGCGACCAGCCCGAGCAGCCACATCGCCCACGCCTCATCCAGCCGGGTGCCCCGCTCTCGGGCGGCACGACGCAGCGCTTCGGCGGCCCGGCGGGCTTTGTCGGTTTCGCCCAAGCCGTACGCCACGAGAACCGTCCAGCGGCCGATGAGCAACTCAAACACGTTCGGCGACAGGCTTCGTGCGCGCAGCAGCGCCTCGGCGTCGGCTCCATGCTCTGCCGCGGTGTCGATGTCACCCACGAACAGGTCAGCGGCGGCGAGCACCGCCAAGGCGTAGGCTTCCCAGCCGGGTCGATCGATCCGCCGGGCCCAGGCGAGGCCCTGCTGTGTGTGTTCGCGGGCGCGGTCGAACTCGCCGGAGAACAGCAGGTACGCCCCCAGCTGGGCTTGTGCGGTCGGGCGGGTGAAGCTGACCCCGGCGTCTTCGCAAGCCGCCACGGTCTGCTCGAGCAGCTCCACACCCTCCCTGAGCGAGCGTCCATCGCAGGCGGTGACGCCGGCGAAGGCTAGGACGAGGATGCGGGTGGCGTCGTCCTCGAGCCGTGCGGCCAGCGCCACCGCCTGCTCAGCGTCGGCGGTGCTCGTGTCGCTGGTCGCCAGCCCTGACCAAAGGCCTGTGGAGGCGCGGAGGGCAAGACCCAGGGCGAGGGTGTCGTCGACGTCGAGGGCCCGTGCCACCGAGACCGCCCGGTCGGCGAAGCCGTACGCGCTCGCGGTATGGCCACTGCCGGCGATCACCAGGCTCGCGGTGGCAAGCCCTCGGGCCCGGTCGGTGTCGGTGGCTGCCGGGGAGTCCACGGCCGCCCGCAACCAGCGCACCATCTCCGAGTAGCGGCTCCGGTCAAACCAGAACCGCCGGGTCGGTTCGGCGATGTCCAGCACCGCCACCGGACGACCCGAGTCGACCGCCCACGCCATCGCGGCGCGCAGATCGGCCAGGTCGGCAGCCAGCCGTGCGTTCCACGCCGCGGCATCCGGGCCGTCCAGCCCGGCCTGCGCCCGGTTGGCCAGCCCGATGAAGAAGTCCAGGTGGCGGTCACGCACGCGAGCGGGGTCGTCGAGCTCGGCCAGCCGTTCCTGTGCGAACAACCGGATCGTCTCCAACAGCCGGTAGCGCGCCCGACCGTCGTGCTCGCCGACCTGCAGCAGCGAACGGTCGGCCAGCGCGCCGACGAGGTCGAGCACCTGCGCCTCGTCGATGTCGGATCCGGCCACGACCGCCTCCGCGGCATCGATGTCGAAGGTGCCGGCGAAGACCGACAGGCGTGCCAACGCCAACCGTTCGGCGTCTGAGAGCAGCCCGAAGCTCCACTCCACCGACGCCTCCAACGTGTGTTGCCGCGTCGGAGCGCGACGGCCCCCGCCGGTCAACAGCCGGAACCGGTCCGACAACCCCGCGGCGATCTGCATCGGCGAGAGCACCCGCATCCGCGTTGCGGCGAGCTCGACTGCAAGAGGGATCCCGTCCAGACGTCGGCAGATCTCCCCCAGGGCAGCAGCGTTGTCATCGGTGACAACAAAGTCGGGCCGGACCTGACGTGCCCGCGTTTCGAACAGGGCCACCGCATCCGCCGCCACGACCGTGTCGGCCGACCGCGCCTGCGGGTCGGGCACCCGCAGCGGGGGGACCTGCCAGGTCGTTTCCCCGTCGATCGCCAACGGCTCACGGCTGGTCGCCAACACGGTCACGCGCGGGCACGACCGCAGCAGCTCGCCCACCAGCGTCGCGCAGGCCCCGACCACGTGCTCACAGTTGTCGAGAACCACCAGACCGTGGCGGACACGCAGCTTGGCGATCAACGTGTCGACCAGCGCTCGCCCGGGCTCCTCACGGAGACCGACCGCATCCGCGAGCGCCTGGGCGACCGAACCGGGACGGCCCACCCCCGACAGCTCCACCCAACAGGCCCCGTGCTCGAACCCGGGTGCCATATCGTGTGCCACCTCCAGGGCCAGCCGGGTCTTCCCGCAGCCCCCCGAGCCGGTCAGGGTGACCAGGCGCGTCTCCGCCACAAGTTCA contains these protein-coding regions:
- a CDS encoding LuxR C-terminal-related transcriptional regulator, with product MSSTCIGWVGVTMADATRGAQRVSAEDGPVVGVAAAGSGHVDGVCGPVGLPVAVSILVGREQERAEVAELVAETRLVTLTGSGGCGKTRLALEVAHDMAPGFEHGACWVELSGVGRPGSVAQALADAVGLREEPGRALVDTLIAKLRVRHGLVVLDNCEHVVGACATLVGELLRSCPRVTVLATSREPLAIDGETTWQVPPLRVPDPQARSADTVVAADAVALFETRARQVRPDFVVTDDNAAALGEICRRLDGIPLAVELAATRMRVLSPMQIAAGLSDRFRLLTGGGRRAPTRQHTLEASVEWSFGLLSDAERLALARLSVFAGTFDIDAAEAVVAGSDIDEAQVLDLVGALADRSLLQVGEHDGRARYRLLETIRLFAQERLAELDDPARVRDRHLDFFIGLANRAQAGLDGPDAAAWNARLAADLADLRAAMAWAVDSGRPVAVLDIAEPTRRFWFDRSRYSEMVRWLRAAVDSPAATDTDRARGLATASLVIAGSGHTASAYGFADRAVSVARALDVDDTLALGLALRASTGLWSGLATSDTSTADAEQAVALAARLEDDATRILVLAFAGVTACDGRSLREGVELLEQTVAACEDAGVSFTRPTAQAQLGAYLLFSGEFDRAREHTQQGLAWARRIDRPGWEAYALAVLAAADLFVGDIDTAAEHGADAEALLRARSLSPNVFELLIGRWTVLVAYGLGETDKARRAAEALRRAARERGTRLDEAWAMWLLGLVALAEPRPDDAREHLEKCRQLSVDPRYPFTLGRALVGLAGLDGDPEDAWELAHEGLEVLADAGDRLGAVEALEAVAVLCVARDQPDQALRLLAAAERFHDDTGIVRLPVQAERAERHTAAARAQLDPDDAEAYWAEGTQLSLDEAVAYARRGRGERARPQVGWAALTPTEREIVRLVAEGHTNAEIGERVFVSIHTVKKHLSHVYAKVGLDGRAELVAVAARRDL